ATAAACTTGCGCTTTGATATTTTCAATTTCATTATTTGCTTTCAAAAACATTTCTTCGGGGGTTTTTTCTAAATTTTTCGCATTTGAAATAAATTGAATCGCTTGAAAAGCGCTTATTTTGGACTCATCACGGTCTTCATGTGATTTTAAATGTTTTCCTAAAAGTTTTTCGACAATGTTTCTTTGATCTTGTTCATCGATTATATTAAAACGAGGGTTATTAATCGGAATTTCCGCTAATTCAACAATTTTTTTTGCTTCTGTTCGTAAAATTAAATTACAAAGTGAGTGAAAGGTAAAAATATGTACATCTTTTGCTTTCTCCCCAACCAACTTTTCAACACGAACACGCATCTCCTCTGCTGCTTTATTTGTAAAAGTAAGGGCCAAAATTCGGTTTGGGTAAGTTAATGATTCATTAATTATATAAGCAATTTTTTTTGTTAGCACAGAGGTTTTCCCTGTGCCTGCCCCGGCAACAATTCTTAAATGGGCGCTATTAGTAATCACAGCGATTTTTTGCTTTTCATTAAGTTGTGATAAAATATTTTGCGATGACATATTTAATTCCCCTCCCAATAAACTGGAACAAAATTAGCCTGAATTGGATTTAAATAATTATTTTTCAAACTAGATTTTTTTAGATAAATTTCGGTTTTTGAATATCTGTCAACAATTGTTGTTTGTCTAGATCCTAAAATTGAAAGACTGTTAACTATCATAAAAAAAAAGTTAACTTTCGAAAATAAAGCGGGAAAACTAATGCTAATTTGTTGAAACAAACTGAGTTTTTGATTTTTAAAACGCTCAAAAAAATTAAAATCAATCCCAAAACTCAAGTCTAACAGCAAAGAGGCAATAAATAATGATATGATTCAGTTAATTGTTAAAAATATTTCTCTTTTGAATAAAATTTTAATTTTATCTTTAAAATTTAAATTTTCTATGAGAAAATAAATTTTACTATTAGTAAAAAATTGACCTAATGTTTGACTTGAAAAAGCAACAAATAAAATTCGGTAAACCATTGTTATAAAAAAAACATTTAAAATTCAAAAATAAAATTTCCATTTTGCCCAACTTGTTAAGATTAAAAGCAAATAAAAAAATAATAAAAATAATAAAAAAAGCAAAGCAAAATCAATCAACCCAGCAATAAAACGTCGTCAAAACCGTGCTCTTTCAAAATGATTTTTCAATTTTTTCCTTTT
The sequence above is a segment of the Mesomycoplasma flocculare ATCC 27399 genome. Coding sequences within it:
- a CDS encoding RDD family protein — its product is MKNHFERARFWRRFIAGLIDFALLFLLFLLFFYLLLILTSWAKWKFYFWILNVFFITMVYRILFVAFSSQTLGQFFTNSKIYFLIENLNFKDKIKILFKREIFLTINWIISLFIASLLLDLSFGIDFNFFERFKNQKLSLFQQISISFPALFSKVNFFFMIVNSLSILGSRQTTIVDRYSKTEIYLKKSSLKNNYLNPIQANFVPVYWEGN